GGGATATTCCAGCCCGCTGGTGACGATGCCCTCCACCACCGGGGACAGGGGGAGCAGGGAGACGATGTCGCCGGCCGCGCCGTGCAGGGTAACTTGCCGGCGCACCAGGAACAGCCGCTCCTGGCCGGCGATAATCTGTACCTCCCGGCCCTCCAGCCGCGGCCAGGTCAGCAGGAGGATGTTGGCCACCGTATGGTCCCACCGCCCGCCCAGTGCTCCCAGGATGAGGATCTCATCGGCGCCTTGGCGGACGGCGTAATCCAGGGCCAGCTCCAAGTCGGTCTCGTCCTTGCGGCTGGGATAGCGCAGGAGCAGGGCGCCGGCCTCCTCCAGCCGGCGGAGCGGCTCTTCCTCCAGCGAGTCCATATCGCCGATGACCGTGTGAGGCCGCAGGCCCCAGCGCATGACGTGATGGGCGCCGCCGTCGGCGCAGATCAGCAGGGGCGCGCCGGCGGCAATGGCCTTTGCCCCCTCCTCGTCCTCGATGATCCCATTGGCTACGATCACAGCCCGCACGACTGCTCTCCTATCGCGTGCGCCGGCGCCATTCCTGCTTCAGCTCCAGACTGCGCAGATCG
Above is a genomic segment from Anaerolineae bacterium containing:
- a CDS encoding thiamine diphosphokinase — protein: MRAVIVANGIIEDEEGAKAIAAGAPLLICADGGAHHVMRWGLRPHTVIGDMDSLEEEPLRRLEEAGALLLRYPSRKDETDLELALDYAVRQGADEILILGALGGRWDHTVANILLLTWPRLEGREVQIIAGQERLFLVRRQVTLHGAAGDIVSLLPLSPVVEGIVTSGLEYP